A region from the Malus domestica chromosome 07, GDT2T_hap1 genome encodes:
- the LOC103433620 gene encoding protein ARABIDILLO 1 produces MSRRVRRKVARKGKEKVVLPSYPEIEDEVSCPMQNGIVDWTGLPDDTVIQLFSCLNYRDRASLSSTCKTWRVLGISPCLWTSLDLRAHKCNDTMASSLASRCVNLQKLRFRGAESADAILHLRAKNLREISGDYCRKITDATLSVIVARHESLESLQLGPDFCERISSDAIKAIALCCPKLKKLRLSGIRDVQADAINALSKHCPNLTDIGFIDCLNIDEMALGNVLSVRFLSVAGTSNMKWGVVSHLWHKLPNLVGLDVSRTDIGSAAVSRLLSSSQSLKVLCALNCPVLEEDSNFAPRKYKNKMLLALFTDIMKEIAFLLVDITKKGNNVFLNWRNSKNKDKNLNDIMSWIEWILSHTLLRIAESNQQGLDVFWLKQGASLLLTLMQSSQEDVQERAATGLATFVVIDDENASIDCGRAEAVMRDGGIRLLLNLAKSWREGLQSEAAKAIANLSVNANVAKAVAEEGGINILAGLARSMNRLVAEEAAGGLWNLSVGEEHKGAIAEAGGVKALVDLIFKWSSGGDGVLERAAGALANLAADDKCSTEVAVAGGVHALVMLARNCKFEGVQEQAARALANLAAHGDSNSNNAAVGQEAGALDALVQLTQSPHEGVRQEAAGALWNLSFDDRNREAIAAAGGVEALVALAQGCSNASPGLQERAAGALWGLSVSEANSIAIGREGGVVPLIALARSEAADVHETAAGALWNLAFNPGNALRIVEEGGVPALVHLCSSSVSKMARFMAALALAYMFDGRMDEYAMIGTSSESVSKSVSLDGARRMALKHIEAFVHTFSDPQTFGAAAVSSAPAALAQVTEGARIQEAGHLRCSGAEIGRFVSMLRNTSSVLKACAAFALLQFTIPGGRHAMHHASLMQNGGAARLLRAAAAAATAPLEAKIFARIVLRNLEHHQIEPSL; encoded by the exons ATGAGTCGTAGGGTGCGGCGAAAGGTGGCTAGGAAGGGGAAGGAGAAGGTGGTTTTGCCTAGTTATCCAGAAATTGAAGATGAAGTTTCATGTCCAATGCAAAATGGGATTGTCGATTGGACTGGTTTGCCAGATGATACAGTCATTCAGTTGTTTTCATGTCTGAATTATCGTGACCGGGCAAGCTTATCTTCAACTTGCAAGACATGGAGGGTTCTTGGAATTTCGCCTTGTTTGTGGACGTCTTTGGATCTTCGCGCTCACAAATGCAATGATACCATGGCATCTTCACTTGCTTCAAGATGTGTAAATCTTCAGAAGCTTAGGTTTCGTGGGGCAGAATCTGCTGATGCAATATTGCATCTTCGGGCAAAGAATTTACGTGAAATAAGTGGCGATTACTGTAGAAAAATAACTGATGCCACTCTATCTGTGATCGTGGCGCGGCATGAGTCACTTGAAAGCCTCCAGCTTGGGCCAGATTTCTGTGAAAGGATCAGCAGTGATGCTATAAAAGCAATAGCTCTTTGCTGTCCTAAATTGAAAAAGCTTCGACTTTCCGGAATTAGGGATGTGCAAGCTGATGCTATTAATGCTTTATCTAAGCATTGTCCAAATTTGACTGATATCGGGTTCATAGACTGTCTGAACATTGACGAGATGGCACTGGGAAATGTTTTATCAGTTCGATTCCTCTCTGTTGCTGGGACCTCAAACATGAAATGGGGCGTGGTTTCACATCTTTGGCATAAGTTGCCTAACTTGGTTGGGCTAGATGTTTCAAGAACTGATATTGGTTCTGCTGCTGTTTCACGGTTGTTATCATCATCACAGAGCTTGAAGGTTTTATGTGCCCTGAATTGTCCCGTGCTTGAAGAAGACAGCAACTTTGCTCCtcgtaaatataaaaataaaatgttactTGCCCTTTTTACAGATATTATGAAAGAAATAGCTTTTTTATTAGTCGACATTACGAAGAAAGGAAATAATGTGTTTCTGAATTGGAGGAATTCCAAGAACAAGGATAAAAACTTGAATGACATTATGAGTTGGATTGAATGGATTCTCTCTCATACTCTTTTGCGCATTGCCGAGAGCAATCAACAGGGTTTAGATGTTTTTTGGCTCAAGCAAGGTGCATCTTTGTTGCTCACTTTAATGCAGAGCTCACAAGAGGATGTCCAAGAAAGGGCAGCTACAGGACTTGCAACTTTTGTTGTTATTGATGATGAAAATGCTAGCATAGATTGTGGGAGGGCTGAAGCTGTTATGCGAGATGGTGGCATACGTCTTCTCTTAAACCTGGCAAAATCTTGGCGGGAAGGGCTCCAATCAGAGGCTGCAAag GCTATAGCAAACTTGTCTGTGAATGCCAATGTTGCTAAAGCTGTTGCTGAAGAAGGAGGGATCAATATTCTTGCGGGTTTGGCAAGGTCTATGAACAGGCTGGTCGCTGAAGAGGCTGCTGGAGGACTATGGAATCTTTCTGTTGGAGAAGAGCACAAG GGTGCCATTGCTGAGGCCGGTGGAGTGAAAGCTTTAGTTGATCTAATTTTTAAATGGTCATCTGGTGGTGATGGAGTTCTG GAACGGGCAGCTGGTGCACTGGCGAATTTGGCTGCTGATGACAAGTGTAGCACAGAGGTTGCTGTGGCAGGTGGTGTGCATGCTTTAGTGATGCTTGCTCGTAACTGCAAGTTTGAGGGAGTGCAAGAGCAG GCTGCCCGTGCCTTGGCAAATTTGGCTGCCCATGGAGACAGTAATAGTAATAATGCTGCAGTTGGACAAGAGGCAGGTGCTCTTGATGCTCTTGTTCAGCTTACACAATCTCCTCATGAAGGTGTCAG GCAAGAGGCAGCTGGTGCATTGTGGAATCTATCGTTTGATGACAGAAATCGAGAAGCAATTGCTGCAGCAGGCGGTGTTGAGGCATTG GTTGCTCTTGCACAAGGCTGCTCAAACGCCTCCCCAGGCCTTCAAGAACGGGCTGCTGGTGCTCTTTGGGGATTGTCAGTGTCAGAAGCCAATAG CATTGCCATTGGACGGGAAGGAGGTGTTGTGCCTTTGATTGCATTGGCACGCTCTGAAGCTGCA GATGTCCATGAAACAGCTGCGGGTGCTCTTTGGaatcttgcttttaaccctggtAATGCTCTCCGGATTGTGGAGGAAGGAGGTGTTCCTGCGCTTGTTCATCTTTGTTCTTCTTCGGTGTCAAAAATGGCTCGCTTCATGGCTGCGTTGGCATTGGCATACATGTTTGATGGCAG AATGGATGAGTATGCGATGATAGGGACTTCATCGGAAAGTGTCTCAAAGAGTGTGAGCTTAGATGGCGCTAGAAGGATGGCTCTGAAACACATTGAGGCCTTTGTCCACACTTTTTCTGATCCACAAACGTTTGGTGCTGCTGCAGTATCATCAGCCCCTGCAGCGTTGGCGCAAGTGACAGAAGGTGCTCGTATTCAAGAAGCAGGACATCTGAGATGCag CGGGGCTGAAATTGGAAGATTTGTTTCCATGCTACGGAATACATCATCTGTTCTCAAGGCGTGTGCTGCATTTGCTCTTCTTCAG TTTACCATACCTGGTGGCCGGCATGCTATGCACCATGCCAGCCTTATGCAGAATGGAGGAGCAGCACGCCTTCTGCGGGCTGCAGCTGCTGCAGCAACTGCCCCCCTTGAAGCCAAAATCTTTGCTAGAATTGTGCTTCGGAATCTTGAGCATCACCAAATAGAACCATCACTTTAA